The Serratia nematodiphila DZ0503SBS1 sequence CATCAATATGATGGTCGATTAAGAGCTGAGCTGCACGTGATGATTAAGCAATACCTGCAAGTCACTAAACCAGGAATTATTTTCGGCAATTTAATTTCTGTCGTTGGGGGATTCCTGCTCGCTTCCAAAGGGAGCATCGACTATCCCCTGTTTCTCGCCACCCTGGTGGGTGTCTCGTTGGTGGTCGCGTCGGGCTGTGTGTTTAACAACTACATCGACCGCGATATCGACAAGAAAATGGAGAGAACGAAGAATCGGGTGCTGGTAAAAGGCCTGATCGCGCCGAGTGTCACCCTGGTTTATGCGACCGTGTTGGGTATTGCGGGCTTCGCGTTGCTGTATATCGCGGCCAACCCGCTGGCCATGTGGCTGGCGGTGATGGGCTTCGTGGTTTATGTCGGCGTTTACAGCCTGTACATGAAACGCCATTCGGTCTACGGCACGCTGATCGGCAGCTTGTCGGGCGCCGCGCCGCCGGTTATCGGCTACTGCGCGGTCACCAACGAGTTCGACGCCGGCGCGTTGATCCTGCTGGCTATCTTTAGCCTGTGGCAGATGCCGCATTCTTATGCGATCGCTATCTTCCGCTTTAAAGATTACCAGGCGGCCAACATTCCGGTGCTACCGGTGGTGAAAGGCATTTCCGTCGCCAAGAACCACATCACGGTCTACATCCTGGCATTTATGATCGCCACGCTGATGCTGACCCTGGTGGGCTACGCCGGCTACAAATACCTGATCGTCGCTGCGGCGGTGAGCGTATGGTGGCTGGGCATGGCGCTGCGCGGTTATAAAACCGAAAACGACAGCGTCTGGGCGCGTAAACTGTTCGTGTTCTCCATCGTCGCCATCACCTCGCTGAGCGTGATGATGTCGATCGACTTCAGCGCCACGGCGGCGCCTGAAGCGCTGGTGACCTACGTTTGGTAAGCCAAATCATCTGTCAATGGGCCGCGTATGCGGCCCATTTTATTTGTCACGCCGAAAAGCGGCCAAACTGTAATATCTGTTAAACAACATTCGATTTACCCCCCCTGCCCTGCACACTAAAATGACGCAGCTTTACAGAAATCATGCCATCAGGCGCTGTCGCAACGTCTGATGGCATGGTTTTTACCGAGGTTTGATGTGAACGATAATTCAATGACCCCGCAGGAGCGCCGCGCCACCTGGGGATTGGGCACCGTATTCTCCCTACGCATGCTCGGCATGTTTATGGTATTGCCGGTGTTGACCACCTACGGCATGGCGCTCAACGGCGCCAGCGAAGCGCTGATCGGTATCGCCATCGGCATCTACGGCCTGGCGCAGGCGGTGTTTCAGATCCCGTTCGGTCTGGTGTCCGATCGCATCGGCCGTAAGCCGCTGATCGTCGGCGGCCTGCTGATCTTTGCCCTCGGCAGCGTGATCGCCGCCGCGACCGACTCTATCTGGGGTGTGATCCTCGGCCGCGCGTTGCAAGGCTCCGGCGCGATCGCCGCCGCGGTAATGGCGCTGCTCTCCGATCTGACCCGCGAGCAGAACCGCACCAAAGCGATGGCGTTCATCGGTGTCAGCTTCGGCATCACCTTCGCCATCGCCATGGTGTTGGGCCCTATAATTACCCACGCCTTCGGCCTGCATGCGCTGTTCTGGATGATCGCCGTGCTGGCGCTGGCCGGGATCGCCATCACATTGGCGGTGGTACCTTCCGCCGATACTCACCTGTTGAACCGCGAGTCCAGCATCGTGCGCGGCAGTTTCCGCAAAGTGCTGAGCAACTCGCGCCTGTTGAAACTCAACTTCGGCATCATGTGTCTGCATATCCTGCTGATGTCGAGCTTCGTGGCGCTGCCGCTGGCGATGGAGAAAGCCGGGCTGGCGGCCAGCGAACACTGGATCGTCTACCTGGTGACCATGCTGGTGTCGTTCGCTGCCGTGGTGCCTTTCATCATCTATGCCGAAAAATATCGCCGCATGAAGCAGGTGTTTATGGGCTGCGTGGCGGTGCTGTTTTTCGCCGAAGTGCTGCTGTGGCTCTCCGGCGCGCACCTGTGGGGCATCATCGCCGGCGTGCAGCTGTTCTTCATGGCCTTCAACGTGATGGAAGCCATTCTGCCTTCGCTGATCAGCAAAGAATCACCGGCCGGCTATAAGGGCACCGCGATGGGGGTCTACTCCACCAGCCAGTTTATCGGCGTGGCGATCGGCGGCAGCCTCGGCGGCTGGCTGTACGGTTTGCAGGGGGCAGGCTTGGTGTTTATCGCCGGCGCGGTATTGGCCGCCGTTTGGTTCCTGGTCAGCAGCACCATGAAAGAGCCGCCGTATGTCAGCAGCCTGCGCATTACGCTGTCTGAACTGGCGGTGAAGGATTCGGCGCTGGAAAGCCGCCTGAGGGCGCAGCCCGGCGTGGCCGAGGCGATCGTGGTGCCGGAAGAGCGCAGCGCCTACGTCAAGGTGGACACCAAGCAGACCAATCGCGGTCAGTTGGAAGCGCTGGTCAATTCGCTGTAAAGAAACGGGGCCGGCAATGCCGGCCCCGTCGAGATTAATCGCGGAAGTTCTTGAACTGGAACGGCTGCCCCAGATCGCCGCCGCGCACCAACGCCATCACGCTCTGCAAATCGTCGCGTGACTTGCCGGTCACCCGCAC is a genomic window containing:
- a CDS encoding MFS transporter, yielding MNDNSMTPQERRATWGLGTVFSLRMLGMFMVLPVLTTYGMALNGASEALIGIAIGIYGLAQAVFQIPFGLVSDRIGRKPLIVGGLLIFALGSVIAAATDSIWGVILGRALQGSGAIAAAVMALLSDLTREQNRTKAMAFIGVSFGITFAIAMVLGPIITHAFGLHALFWMIAVLALAGIAITLAVVPSADTHLLNRESSIVRGSFRKVLSNSRLLKLNFGIMCLHILLMSSFVALPLAMEKAGLAASEHWIVYLVTMLVSFAAVVPFIIYAEKYRRMKQVFMGCVAVLFFAEVLLWLSGAHLWGIIAGVQLFFMAFNVMEAILPSLISKESPAGYKGTAMGVYSTSQFIGVAIGGSLGGWLYGLQGAGLVFIAGAVLAAVWFLVSSTMKEPPYVSSLRITLSELAVKDSALESRLRAQPGVAEAIVVPEERSAYVKVDTKQTNRGQLEALVNSL
- the cyoE gene encoding heme o synthase, with translation MIKQYLQVTKPGIIFGNLISVVGGFLLASKGSIDYPLFLATLVGVSLVVASGCVFNNYIDRDIDKKMERTKNRVLVKGLIAPSVTLVYATVLGIAGFALLYIAANPLAMWLAVMGFVVYVGVYSLYMKRHSVYGTLIGSLSGAAPPVIGYCAVTNEFDAGALILLAIFSLWQMPHSYAIAIFRFKDYQAANIPVLPVVKGISVAKNHITVYILAFMIATLMLTLVGYAGYKYLIVAAAVSVWWLGMALRGYKTENDSVWARKLFVFSIVAITSLSVMMSIDFSATAAPEALVTYVW